A genomic region of Arachis stenosperma cultivar V10309 chromosome 9, arast.V10309.gnm1.PFL2, whole genome shotgun sequence contains the following coding sequences:
- the LOC130951273 gene encoding pentatricopeptide repeat-containing protein At1g71460, chloroplastic-like isoform X2, producing the protein MESTVPIPTSAATPTSSLSLSLFSSNTNRTSLQLPFNFKPPPSITTQQQQPPPPNNPKLKFAFQPQNDAVSGKSRTTLLGGAELDVSSFVNVIESLGDANAVQEGFKVHAILVKNGYFHASLYIKVCLVRMYFRCGKIELARRVFDESSERDVALWGAMVAGFAHHGMRIEALQYVRLMVHEGIMPNSALMMGVLPLVGELGALRIGQEAHAYLVKKKFYYEQVRIRTALVDMYSKCGDVGSGRRVLSSLVERGISCWSALIAGSVSSGGFQKAVKSMVRMQREGLRPNHVSVASILSVCAQSRALKRGKEIHAYALKHWFLPHVSIASSLIVLYSKCGLIEYCRNLFDGMERKNVILWTAMIDAYVENGCFPEAFGVLRSMQLTEYRPDTVTTARMLSLCSKLKLVKFGKEIHGQCLIKVQ; encoded by the exons ATGGAAAGCACAGTTCCAATTCCAACCTCAGCTGCAACTCCAACttcatctctctctctttctcttttctcttcaaACACCAACCGCACCTCTCTCCAACTCCCCTTCAACTTCAAACCTCCTCCTTCCATCACCACACAGcaacaacaaccaccaccacccaATAACCCTAAACTCAAATTTGCATTTCAACCacaaaacgacgccgtttcgGGCAAGTCGCGAACGACGCTCTTGGGAGGAGCAGAATTGGATGTGTCTAGCTTTGTGAATGTTATTGAAAGCTTGGGTGATGCAAATGCGGTTCAAGAAGGGTTTAAGGTTCATGCCATTTTGGTTAAGAACGGTTATTTTCATGCTAGTTTATATATTAAGGTCTGTTTGGTTAGAATGTATTTTAGGTGCGGGAAAATTGAGCTTGCGCGGAGGGTGTTTGATGAAAGTTCTGAGAGAGATGTTGCTTTGTGGGGTGCCATGGTTGCTGGTTTTGCACACCATGGGATGCGGATTGAAGCATTGCAGTATGTGAGGTTGATGGTACATGAAGGAATAATGCCGAATTCGGCTTTGATGATGGGTGTTCTTCCCTTAGTTGGGGAGCTTGGCGCATTGCGGATAGGTCAAGAGGCTCATGCCTACTTAGTGAAGAAGAAATTTTACTATGAGCAAGTGCGAATTCGAACTGCATTGGTTGATATGTATAGTAAATGTGGGGATGTTGGTTCGGGGAGGCGAGTTTTGTCTAGCTTGGTAGAGAGAGGTATAAGTTGTTGGAGTGCTCTGATTGCGGGTTCTGTCTCGAGTGGGGGGTTTCAAAAGGCAGTGAAGTCCATGGTTAGAATGCAGCGAGAAGGGCTCCGGCCTAATCATGTCAGTGTTGCTTCTATCCTTTCAGTTTGTGCACAGTCGAGGGCTCTGAAACGGGGGAAGGAGATTCATGCTTATGCTTTAAAACATTGGTTTCTGCCTCATGTCTCTATAGCTTCTTCGTTGATAGTGTTGTACTCTAAGTGTGGTTTGATTGAGTATTGTAGAAACCTATTTGATGGTATGGAACGAAAGAATGTGATCTTGTGGACAGCCATGATTGATGCATATGTGGAAAATGGGTGTTTTCCTGAAGCATTTGGTGTCTTAAGGTCAATGCAATTGACAGAGTATAGGCCGGACACAGTTACCACGGCGAGGATGTTAAGTCTTTGCAGCAAACTAAAACTTGTAAAGTTTGGCAAGGAGATTCATGGGCAG TGCTTGATAAAGGTTCAATGA
- the LOC130951273 gene encoding pentatricopeptide repeat-containing protein At1g71460, chloroplastic-like isoform X1 has product MESTVPIPTSAATPTSSLSLSLFSSNTNRTSLQLPFNFKPPPSITTQQQQPPPPNNPKLKFAFQPQNDAVSGKSRTTLLGGAELDVSSFVNVIESLGDANAVQEGFKVHAILVKNGYFHASLYIKVCLVRMYFRCGKIELARRVFDESSERDVALWGAMVAGFAHHGMRIEALQYVRLMVHEGIMPNSALMMGVLPLVGELGALRIGQEAHAYLVKKKFYYEQVRIRTALVDMYSKCGDVGSGRRVLSSLVERGISCWSALIAGSVSSGGFQKAVKSMVRMQREGLRPNHVSVASILSVCAQSRALKRGKEIHAYALKHWFLPHVSIASSLIVLYSKCGLIEYCRNLFDGMERKNVILWTAMIDAYVENGCFPEAFGVLRSMQLTEYRPDTVTTARMLSLCSKLKLVKFGKEIHGQVLKRDFASVHYVSAELINMYGTCGFIDKANLVFDAVLDKGSMTWTALIRAYVYKELYKDAIDLFDDMISRGCAPNRFTFEAVLSVCDKAGFVEEAFRIFNLLSRYKVEASKEHCISMIQLLTRYGKLDEAQLFVEMSSLL; this is encoded by the coding sequence ATGGAAAGCACAGTTCCAATTCCAACCTCAGCTGCAACTCCAACttcatctctctctctttctcttttctcttcaaACACCAACCGCACCTCTCTCCAACTCCCCTTCAACTTCAAACCTCCTCCTTCCATCACCACACAGcaacaacaaccaccaccacccaATAACCCTAAACTCAAATTTGCATTTCAACCacaaaacgacgccgtttcgGGCAAGTCGCGAACGACGCTCTTGGGAGGAGCAGAATTGGATGTGTCTAGCTTTGTGAATGTTATTGAAAGCTTGGGTGATGCAAATGCGGTTCAAGAAGGGTTTAAGGTTCATGCCATTTTGGTTAAGAACGGTTATTTTCATGCTAGTTTATATATTAAGGTCTGTTTGGTTAGAATGTATTTTAGGTGCGGGAAAATTGAGCTTGCGCGGAGGGTGTTTGATGAAAGTTCTGAGAGAGATGTTGCTTTGTGGGGTGCCATGGTTGCTGGTTTTGCACACCATGGGATGCGGATTGAAGCATTGCAGTATGTGAGGTTGATGGTACATGAAGGAATAATGCCGAATTCGGCTTTGATGATGGGTGTTCTTCCCTTAGTTGGGGAGCTTGGCGCATTGCGGATAGGTCAAGAGGCTCATGCCTACTTAGTGAAGAAGAAATTTTACTATGAGCAAGTGCGAATTCGAACTGCATTGGTTGATATGTATAGTAAATGTGGGGATGTTGGTTCGGGGAGGCGAGTTTTGTCTAGCTTGGTAGAGAGAGGTATAAGTTGTTGGAGTGCTCTGATTGCGGGTTCTGTCTCGAGTGGGGGGTTTCAAAAGGCAGTGAAGTCCATGGTTAGAATGCAGCGAGAAGGGCTCCGGCCTAATCATGTCAGTGTTGCTTCTATCCTTTCAGTTTGTGCACAGTCGAGGGCTCTGAAACGGGGGAAGGAGATTCATGCTTATGCTTTAAAACATTGGTTTCTGCCTCATGTCTCTATAGCTTCTTCGTTGATAGTGTTGTACTCTAAGTGTGGTTTGATTGAGTATTGTAGAAACCTATTTGATGGTATGGAACGAAAGAATGTGATCTTGTGGACAGCCATGATTGATGCATATGTGGAAAATGGGTGTTTTCCTGAAGCATTTGGTGTCTTAAGGTCAATGCAATTGACAGAGTATAGGCCGGACACAGTTACCACGGCGAGGATGTTAAGTCTTTGCAGCAAACTAAAACTTGTAAAGTTTGGCAAGGAGATTCATGGGCAGGTATTGAAAAGAGATTTTGCATCAGTGCATTATGTTTCTGCAGAACTTATCAATATGTATGGTACCTGTGGATTCATTGATAAGGCGAATTTGGTATTTGATGCAGTGCTTGATAAAGGTTCAATGACATGGACTGCTCTTATAAGGGCATATGTATATAAAGAATTGTATAAAGATGCAATTGACCTCTTTGATGACATGATTTCAAGGGGTTGTGCTCCGAACCGCTTTACTTTTGAAGCTGTTCTTTCTGTATGTGATAAAGCTGGTTTTGTTGAAGAGGCATTTAGGATCTTCAATTTACTGTCAAGGTATAAAGTTGAAGCATCCAAGGAACACTGCATTTCAATGATTCAGCTTCTTACGCGTTATGGTAAACTAGATGAGGCTCAACTATTTGTAGAAATGAGTTCTTTGTTATAG